Proteins encoded together in one Neobacillus sp. FSL H8-0543 window:
- a CDS encoding YceG family protein has protein sequence MKVQPLSLSYETWLSLLKKPLSERPEFSFEKGTVQIGQVLGKFLGIPIDTDEYYNQLFDYVTSSDNNLHLLSEDSLNKVINNQHFQSIQKVLNINNEQKLSINRFTAFLDGEQLLYKAKIPAVHRKIREAMIATLELFSTREKEGLRSPELRRVLVDLIKWSMNHLNPLLENSDPEREMPKFLWYGNAKKNHQYFLFYLTMLGCDIVLFHPEGKDVLADVIRMEVFTHHFPNKHPLEPFPTVKKSRQTTVAYRASREIETILNQEGSGLYKPWQLRDYTPSSITLKTTYDELYILGKEIAMVRPGFEVSNGEVKIPSLFSKIQGVSKNRKEYWERLRVLSDFDHSLLIRQLPFTWSSSNDFRFHYRNALGKDGLLIPDMMMQAHYWPYSFLPAGLQKGIANAIRRICEKPALKPLPGESPEEVKIYLFSQAMFTPKDMIQLMEKFDYSQDVPKLIIYNNESHGMLSRSDAALILLLNQFGIDIIIYNPPGHNDIENFLEDSLFDTHWLEDVVFDLEFKEPSRLKKLFTQGILKNLRGD, from the coding sequence CGCTTTCAGAAAGGCCAGAATTTTCATTTGAAAAAGGAACGGTTCAAATCGGGCAAGTTCTCGGGAAATTCCTTGGGATTCCGATTGACACGGATGAGTATTATAATCAGTTATTTGACTATGTTACCTCATCGGATAATAACTTACATTTATTAAGTGAAGATTCACTTAATAAGGTAATAAATAATCAGCATTTCCAATCGATTCAAAAAGTGTTGAATATCAACAATGAGCAGAAGCTATCGATTAACCGCTTCACTGCTTTTCTGGATGGCGAGCAACTTTTGTATAAAGCTAAGATTCCTGCGGTTCACCGGAAAATACGAGAAGCGATGATAGCTACCCTTGAATTATTCTCGACCCGGGAAAAGGAAGGCTTGCGAAGCCCGGAACTAAGGCGGGTGCTTGTAGACCTTATAAAATGGTCGATGAATCATTTAAACCCGTTATTAGAGAATTCAGACCCCGAAAGGGAAATGCCTAAATTTTTATGGTATGGGAATGCCAAGAAAAACCATCAATATTTTTTATTCTATTTAACTATGCTCGGGTGCGATATCGTCCTTTTTCATCCTGAAGGTAAGGATGTATTAGCTGACGTAATAAGAATGGAAGTTTTTACGCACCATTTTCCAAATAAACATCCGTTAGAGCCGTTTCCAACTGTAAAAAAAAGCAGGCAAACCACAGTTGCCTATCGTGCATCTAGGGAGATTGAAACGATTCTAAACCAAGAAGGTTCTGGGCTTTATAAGCCTTGGCAGTTAAGGGATTATACTCCATCATCGATTACCTTGAAGACAACCTATGATGAGCTATATATTCTTGGTAAAGAAATTGCAATGGTTCGTCCTGGATTTGAAGTAAGTAACGGTGAAGTCAAGATTCCTTCATTGTTTTCGAAAATCCAAGGTGTGAGTAAAAACAGAAAAGAGTATTGGGAAAGGCTACGGGTCCTTTCTGATTTTGACCATAGCTTGCTTATTCGCCAACTTCCTTTTACATGGTCAAGCTCAAACGATTTTCGCTTTCACTACCGAAACGCACTGGGGAAGGATGGACTCCTTATTCCAGATATGATGATGCAAGCGCATTACTGGCCATACTCCTTTTTACCAGCAGGATTGCAAAAGGGGATAGCAAATGCGATTCGACGTATCTGCGAGAAACCTGCGTTAAAACCGCTTCCAGGGGAAAGCCCGGAAGAGGTCAAAATTTATTTATTTAGCCAGGCGATGTTCACCCCTAAAGATATGATTCAATTAATGGAGAAATTCGATTACTCCCAGGATGTTCCGAAATTAATTATATACAACAACGAAAGTCACGGCATGCTCTCACGCTCTGACGCAGCACTAATCCTGCTCTTAAACCAATTTGGTATCGATATTATCATCTATAATCCTCCCGGACATAATGATATCGAAAATTTCCTTGAAGATAGCTTATTTGATACACATTGGTTAGAGGATGTTGTCTTTGATTTAGAATTTAAAGAACCATCCCGGTTGAAGAAATTATTTACACAGGGAATCTTAAAAAATTTAAGGGGAGATTAA